The following coding sequences lie in one Pseudoxanthomonas sp. SE1 genomic window:
- the panC gene encoding pantoate--beta-alanine ligase, producing the protein MIETITELDALRARVREWKQQGLRVGFVPTMGNLHAGHYSLVMLARQYADRVVSSVFVNPTQFGPNEDFTRYPRTPEADMSGLEGAGCDVLWLPTVESMYPFGVELAAKVHVPGVSSVLEGAHRPGHFDGVCTVVSRLFNQVLPDVAAFGKKDYQQLAVIRQMVTDLAFPMQILAGSIVREADGLAMSSRNQYLSADERPRAAEIRRTLIAMREGLLAGQSRQQVESDAARHLAGVGYAVDYTVVRRHDLSEPQDGEQGAKVALIAAKLGRTRLIDNLEF; encoded by the coding sequence ATGATCGAGACCATTACCGAACTTGACGCGTTGCGCGCACGCGTCAGGGAGTGGAAGCAGCAGGGCCTGCGGGTCGGCTTCGTGCCCACCATGGGCAACCTGCATGCCGGCCACTACTCGCTGGTGATGCTCGCGCGGCAGTACGCCGACCGCGTGGTGTCCAGCGTGTTCGTCAACCCGACCCAGTTCGGACCCAACGAGGACTTCACCCGGTACCCGCGCACGCCCGAAGCGGACATGAGCGGGCTCGAAGGCGCCGGCTGCGATGTCCTGTGGCTGCCGACGGTCGAGTCGATGTACCCGTTCGGGGTCGAACTGGCGGCCAAGGTGCACGTGCCCGGTGTCAGCAGCGTGCTGGAAGGCGCGCACCGGCCCGGTCACTTCGATGGTGTTTGTACGGTGGTCAGTCGCCTGTTCAACCAGGTGCTGCCCGACGTCGCCGCCTTCGGCAAGAAGGACTACCAGCAACTGGCGGTGATCCGGCAGATGGTCACAGACCTCGCGTTTCCCATGCAGATCCTGGCGGGCAGCATCGTGCGCGAGGCCGATGGCCTGGCGATGAGCTCGCGCAACCAGTACCTGTCCGCGGACGAACGGCCGCGCGCAGCGGAAATCCGCAGGACCCTGATCGCGATGCGTGAAGGCCTGCTGGCGGGGCAGTCCCGCCAGCAGGTCGAGTCCGACGCCGCGCGGCACCTTGCCGGCGTGGGCTATGCGGTCGACTACACCGTGGTCCGCCGTCACGACCTGAGCGAACCGCAGGACGGCGAACAGGGCGCGAAGGTCGCGTTGATCGCCGCGAAGCTGGGGCGTACGCGGCTGATCGACAACCTGGAATTCTGA
- the panB gene encoding 3-methyl-2-oxobutanoate hydroxymethyltransferase, whose amino-acid sequence MSTHADNKPWTVPALADAKREGRKLVMLTAYDNSFARVMDANGVDLVLIGDSLGMVVQGHDSTLPVTVDDIVYHTRVVARGLTRALLVSDLPFQSDATPERALDAATALLQAGAEMVKLEGAGHKLDVIRFLVERDIPVCAHLGLTPQSVLKFGGYRVQGRGDAAAAQLRDDARAVAEAGAQMLVLECVPSSLATAITADIAIPTIGIGAGPGCDGQVLVLHDFLGLDTGHRRPKFVKDFLVEGGSVAGAVRAYADAVRSGAFPDDAHSY is encoded by the coding sequence ATGAGCACGCACGCAGACAACAAGCCCTGGACCGTTCCCGCCCTCGCCGACGCCAAGCGCGAGGGCCGCAAGCTGGTGATGCTGACCGCCTACGACAACAGCTTCGCCCGGGTCATGGATGCCAATGGCGTGGACCTGGTGTTGATCGGCGATTCACTGGGCATGGTGGTGCAGGGTCATGACTCCACGCTCCCGGTGACGGTGGACGACATCGTCTACCACACCCGCGTGGTGGCGCGTGGATTGACCCGCGCGCTGCTGGTGTCGGACCTGCCGTTCCAGTCCGATGCCACCCCCGAGCGCGCGCTCGACGCGGCGACCGCATTGCTGCAGGCGGGTGCCGAGATGGTCAAGCTGGAAGGCGCGGGGCACAAGCTCGACGTCATCCGTTTCCTGGTCGAGCGCGACATTCCGGTCTGCGCGCACCTGGGGCTCACGCCGCAGTCGGTGCTGAAGTTCGGTGGTTATCGCGTGCAGGGTCGCGGTGACGCGGCGGCCGCGCAGTTGCGCGACGATGCGCGCGCGGTGGCGGAGGCAGGGGCGCAGATGCTGGTGCTCGAATGCGTGCCGTCGTCGCTGGCGACTGCGATCACGGCGGATATCGCCATTCCCACCATCGGCATCGGCGCGGGCCCCGGCTGCGACGGGCAGGTGCTGGTGCTGCACGATTTCCTCGGCCTGGACACGGGCCACCGGCGTCCGAAGTTCGTCAAGGATTTCCTCGTCGAAGGCGGCTCGGTGGCGGGCGCGGTCCGTGCCTATGCCGACGCAGTGCGCAGCGGGGCGTTCCCCGACGACGCCCACTCCTACTGA
- the folK gene encoding 2-amino-4-hydroxy-6-hydroxymethyldihydropteridine diphosphokinase, whose amino-acid sequence MKTSVQACIGLGANLGDAEGTLRRAVIALGQCKEVTVRRMSRCYRTPAWGREDQPDFINAAVLLETSLSPRALLDLLLAMEAGFGRHRIDGERWGPRTLDLDLLLYGDAMIDEPGLRVPHPHLHERAFALVPLLEVMPDARIPGYGDARDAVSVLEMSNIHPL is encoded by the coding sequence ATGAAGACGAGCGTCCAGGCCTGCATCGGCCTGGGAGCCAATCTCGGCGATGCCGAAGGCACGCTACGGCGGGCGGTGATCGCGCTCGGGCAATGCAAAGAGGTCACGGTGCGGCGGATGTCGCGCTGTTACCGCACGCCCGCGTGGGGCAGGGAAGACCAGCCCGACTTCATCAACGCGGCCGTGTTGCTGGAGACGAGCCTGTCGCCGCGCGCGCTGCTCGATCTTCTGCTGGCGATGGAAGCCGGTTTCGGTCGTCATCGGATCGATGGCGAGCGCTGGGGCCCGCGTACGCTGGACCTGGACCTGCTGCTCTACGGTGATGCGATGATCGACGAGCCCGGCCTGCGCGTGCCGCACCCGCATCTGCACGAGCGCGCGTTCGCGCTGGTCCCGTTGCTGGAGGTCATGCCGGATGCCCGTATCCCGGGTTACGGCGACGCGCGGGACGCTGTGTCCGTGCTGGAAATGTCCAACATCCATCCCTTATGA
- a CDS encoding response regulator transcription factor, which translates to MLGDALAAALAQDGWSIDRAEDAPAARLALVEHGYTAVLLDLGLPRGSGLDVLAALRQRYDTTPVLIITARDQLSDRVRGLDAGADDYIVKPFETGELGARLRAVVRRTQGRVAPVLRHGDIVLDPADRSVRQNDRPIKLGVHEYRTLLALMERPGRVIARETLESLVYGGDGAIESNTIAVYIHQLRKKLGDGVIATVHGFGYRLGEGE; encoded by the coding sequence ATGCTCGGCGACGCACTGGCCGCCGCATTGGCACAGGATGGCTGGTCCATCGATCGTGCCGAAGATGCGCCTGCGGCTCGGCTCGCGCTGGTCGAGCACGGCTACACGGCGGTCCTGCTGGACCTTGGCCTGCCTCGCGGGTCCGGGCTGGATGTGCTGGCTGCGTTGCGCCAGCGCTACGACACCACTCCGGTCCTCATCATCACGGCCCGCGACCAGTTGAGCGATCGTGTCCGCGGCCTGGACGCCGGTGCCGACGACTACATCGTCAAACCCTTCGAAACCGGCGAACTCGGCGCACGCCTGCGTGCCGTAGTGCGGCGGACACAAGGGCGCGTCGCACCGGTGCTGCGCCACGGCGACATCGTGCTGGACCCGGCGGATCGCTCGGTCCGCCAGAACGACCGCCCCATCAAGCTCGGCGTGCACGAATACCGCACCCTGCTGGCGCTGATGGAACGTCCCGGCCGCGTGATCGCGCGAGAAACGCTGGAGTCGCTGGTCTATGGCGGCGACGGGGCGATCGAGAGCAACACCATCGCGGTCTACATCCACCAGTTGCGCAAGAAGCTCGGCGACGGCGTCATCGCCACCGTGCACGGTTTCGGCTACCGGCTGGGAGAAGGCGAATGA
- a CDS encoding ATP-binding protein gives MSHHSLKAKLLLAVMTPLAVGWACWLGGQHFQMTRQQKGHEDHFLQEVGEQILLSMPANLDALSEGPRLQLPTRARSTYRKFETLRYQVWILGRQHPVVLSAGAPTEPLRPDFEPGFVISQVGGEPWRVYAVSDASGRIQVQAGMAQSAMRAELAHWVKISLWSGIGILLILAMTVGLAIHWSLRPMNRLRRDMAQRDAHDLAPLPSAGMPREIRPLVDSFNLLLERLSHAMRGERQFLADAAHELRTPLAALLTQTQVALRAGTQADAHAALEQLAQGIQRTSRLAQQLLDSARVDASPLREDRPIVALPDVVTMVAREFESMASRRQQTLAIHAEPASVQGDLDDLGILARNLLDNAVRYSGEGTRIEIACGTDPDGTSAWLTVRDNGPGVHPDERERIFERFFRGSQGNGERGSGIGLSLVQRIARAHEATITVGDGISGRGFGCRVGFSAAQDA, from the coding sequence ATGAGCCACCATTCGCTGAAGGCCAAACTGTTGCTGGCCGTGATGACGCCCCTGGCAGTGGGGTGGGCGTGCTGGCTGGGAGGACAGCACTTCCAGATGACGCGGCAGCAGAAGGGGCACGAAGACCATTTCCTGCAGGAGGTCGGCGAGCAGATCCTGCTGTCGATGCCGGCCAACCTCGATGCACTGAGCGAAGGGCCCCGACTCCAGTTGCCCACGCGTGCCCGCTCCACCTACAGGAAATTCGAAACCCTGCGTTACCAGGTGTGGATCCTCGGCCGTCAACATCCTGTCGTGCTGTCGGCCGGCGCACCGACCGAGCCGCTGCGTCCCGATTTCGAACCCGGCTTCGTGATCAGCCAGGTGGGCGGCGAACCATGGCGCGTCTATGCCGTCTCCGATGCCAGCGGCCGCATCCAGGTGCAGGCCGGCATGGCGCAGTCCGCCATGCGCGCGGAACTGGCCCACTGGGTGAAGATCAGTCTTTGGAGCGGAATCGGCATCCTGCTCATATTGGCCATGACGGTAGGCCTGGCGATCCACTGGAGCCTGAGGCCGATGAACCGCCTGCGCCGGGACATGGCGCAACGCGATGCGCACGATCTCGCCCCGCTGCCATCTGCGGGCATGCCGCGCGAGATCCGGCCGCTGGTGGATTCGTTCAACCTCCTGCTCGAACGCCTGTCCCACGCCATGCGGGGCGAGAGACAGTTCCTTGCAGACGCTGCGCACGAACTTCGTACGCCACTCGCGGCGCTGCTCACGCAGACCCAGGTCGCGCTGCGCGCCGGTACCCAGGCCGACGCGCATGCGGCGCTGGAGCAGTTGGCGCAGGGCATCCAGCGCACCTCGCGGCTTGCGCAGCAGTTGCTCGACTCTGCACGCGTGGATGCGTCGCCCCTGCGCGAAGACCGTCCCATCGTCGCACTGCCCGATGTGGTGACGATGGTGGCGCGCGAGTTCGAATCGATGGCGTCGCGGCGCCAGCAGACCCTCGCGATCCACGCCGAGCCGGCCAGCGTCCAGGGCGACCTGGACGATCTCGGCATCCTCGCCCGCAACCTGCTGGACAACGCGGTGCGCTACAGCGGCGAAGGTACCCGCATCGAAATCGCTTGCGGCACGGACCCCGATGGCACGAGCGCCTGGCTGACGGTTCGCGACAACGGTCCCGGCGTCCACCCGGACGAGCGCGAACGCATCTTCGAGCGCTTCTTCCGTGGCAGCCAGGGCAATGGCGAACGTGGCAGCGGCATCGGCCTTTCGCTGGTCCAGCGCATTGCGCGCGCGCACGAGGCGACGATCACGGTCGGTGACGGCATCTCCGGCCGGGGCTTCGGCTGCAGGGTCGGATTCAGTGCGGCCCAGGACGCCTGA
- a CDS encoding MBL fold metallo-hydrolase, protein MTDVPGRHLQRLEPRKGRWHLRRLVAAACVSATAFGYAGLSGCSTVSYPQSPQFGEDGFQNTRKPRPLGWRQTGKLWWDFLIGGKPAGTVPAGTIPVQAVTTAQLDHAADGTLYRLGHSTVLMKLDGRFWLTDPVFSERASPVQWAGPKRFHSPPLTIEQLPHLSAVVLSHDHYDHLDRDAVRALAAKTDVFLTPLGVGDRLVRWGVPRDKVRQLDWWGDAALHGVRFTATPSQHFSGRTPFDRNATLWASWVIQSDDLRIFFSGDTGYFDGFRTIGERMGPFDITLLECGAYDRRWQDVHMLPEQTLQAHLDLGGKWLLPIHNSTFDLAFHGWSEPMETLYVLSRQAGVDITTPVIGQPLVVRQPEGTHPWWRSE, encoded by the coding sequence ATGACTGACGTACCCGGAAGACATCTGCAGCGCCTTGAGCCCCGCAAAGGGCGCTGGCACTTGCGGCGCCTGGTCGCGGCCGCCTGCGTTTCCGCCACCGCCTTCGGGTATGCCGGCCTGTCCGGCTGCAGCACGGTGTCGTATCCGCAATCGCCCCAGTTCGGCGAGGATGGATTCCAGAACACGCGCAAGCCACGCCCGCTGGGCTGGCGCCAGACCGGCAAGCTCTGGTGGGATTTCCTCATCGGCGGCAAACCGGCGGGCACGGTGCCCGCCGGCACGATCCCCGTGCAGGCAGTAACGACCGCGCAGTTGGACCACGCCGCAGACGGCACGCTGTACCGGCTGGGGCATTCCACGGTGCTGATGAAGCTGGACGGACGGTTCTGGCTGACCGATCCGGTGTTCTCCGAACGTGCGTCACCGGTCCAGTGGGCCGGACCGAAGCGTTTCCATTCGCCACCCTTGACCATCGAGCAACTGCCGCATCTTTCCGCCGTGGTGCTCTCGCACGATCATTACGATCATCTCGACCGGGACGCGGTGCGCGCGCTGGCAGCGAAGACGGACGTGTTCCTCACCCCGCTTGGCGTGGGTGATCGCCTGGTCCGCTGGGGCGTGCCGCGCGACAAGGTGCGGCAGCTGGACTGGTGGGGCGACGCAGCGCTGCATGGCGTGCGTTTCACCGCGACGCCGTCGCAACACTTTTCCGGCCGCACGCCGTTCGATCGCAATGCCACGCTGTGGGCGTCATGGGTGATCCAGTCGGACGATCTGCGGATCTTCTTCAGCGGGGACACGGGCTACTTCGACGGCTTCCGCACGATTGGCGAGCGCATGGGGCCTTTCGACATCACCTTGCTGGAATGCGGTGCCTACGACCGCCGTTGGCAGGACGTCCACATGCTGCCCGAGCAGACCCTGCAGGCGCACCTCGACCTCGGCGGCAAGTGGTTGCTGCCGATCCACAACAGCACCTTCGACCTGGCTTTCCATGGATGGAGCGAGCCGATGGAAACGCTGTACGTCCTTTCGCGGCAAGCGGGCGTGGACATCACCACGCCCGTGATCGGCCAGCCATTGGTGGTCAGGCAACCGGAAGGCACGCATCCATGGTGGCGCAGCGAGTGA
- a CDS encoding GNAT family N-acetyltransferase, translating to MDRDIVIRRVSRPQAAALMRLCDRQMAELPHAPGRRVGGVLELMEALFEPPLRAWAWMAERGGEPIGHAFATVGFSMIERAYYFNLESLFVPANERPSGVAVALLAEARRMAETLGCVDLRWQVPLAQGSGEIALPGHAGAAAMVQYVFPTLQDLPHD from the coding sequence GTGGATCGGGACATCGTGATACGGCGTGTCTCGCGCCCCCAGGCTGCGGCGCTGATGCGGCTGTGCGATCGCCAGATGGCCGAACTGCCGCATGCGCCCGGCAGGCGCGTCGGCGGCGTGCTCGAACTCATGGAGGCCTTGTTCGAACCGCCCCTGCGCGCATGGGCCTGGATGGCGGAGCGGGGCGGTGAACCCATCGGCCATGCATTCGCCACGGTGGGCTTCTCGATGATCGAGCGCGCGTATTACTTCAACCTGGAATCGCTGTTCGTTCCAGCGAACGAGCGACCGTCCGGGGTCGCGGTCGCCCTGCTCGCCGAGGCCCGTCGCATGGCCGAAACGCTCGGCTGCGTGGATCTGCGCTGGCAGGTTCCGCTGGCGCAGGGCAGCGGGGAGATCGCGCTGCCCGGACACGCCGGCGCGGCGGCGATGGTCCAGTACGTTTTCCCCACCTTGCAGGACCTGCCGCATGACTGA